From one Dehalobacter sp. 12DCB1 genomic stretch:
- the minD gene encoding septum site-determining protein MinD: MGETIVVTSGKGGVGKTTTTANLGTALAFAGFKVVLVDTDIGLRNLDVVMGLENRIVYDIVDVTSGSCRLRQALIKDKRFNSLHLLPAAQTKDKTAVSPDEMEVLCEELREEFDYTLIDCPAGIEQGFYNAIAGADKAIVVTTPEVSAVRDADRIIGLLESSDLRNPKLIINRIRPRMVKQGDMMDIEDIVDILAIDLLGVVPEDEKIIVSTNRGEPAVMDGVSRAGEAYRRIAQRVRGEEVPLMNLDMSNSLMDKLKNLVGIR, from the coding sequence ATGGGAGAGACAATTGTAGTAACTTCAGGGAAAGGTGGCGTAGGAAAAACTACAACAACAGCAAATTTGGGGACAGCCTTGGCTTTTGCCGGATTTAAAGTTGTTTTGGTCGACACGGATATCGGCCTTCGCAATCTTGATGTTGTTATGGGCCTCGAGAATAGGATCGTCTATGATATTGTCGATGTTACAAGCGGCAGCTGCAGGCTCAGACAAGCGCTTATTAAGGACAAGCGGTTCAATAGCCTGCATTTACTTCCGGCTGCACAGACGAAAGACAAAACAGCAGTAAGCCCCGATGAAATGGAGGTCCTCTGTGAAGAACTCCGTGAAGAATTTGATTATACGCTGATCGACTGTCCGGCAGGGATTGAACAGGGCTTTTATAATGCAATTGCCGGTGCGGACAAAGCAATTGTCGTTACAACCCCGGAGGTCAGTGCTGTCCGCGATGCCGATAGAATTATCGGACTATTGGAAAGTTCAGACCTGCGCAATCCAAAGTTGATTATTAACAGAATCAGACCGCGAATGGTTAAACAAGGCGACATGATGGATATTGAGGATATTGTCGATATCTTGGCTATCGATCTTCTCGGTGTGGTACCGGAGGACGAGAAAATTATTGTATCAACCAACAGAGGAGAACCCGCAGTCATGGATGGCGTTTCCAGAGCGGGCGAAGCTTACCGGAGGATTGCGCAGAGGGTAAGAGGCGAAGAAGTCCCATTAATGAACCTGGATATGTCGAATTCCCTGATGGATAAACTGAAAAATTTAGTTGGCATACGCTGA
- the mrdA gene encoding penicillin-binding protein 2, with the protein MEERERQPYQRRLTGLSVVVVLLFLILGFNLWWLQIAKASYYSNLAAGNVMKTVTTSAVRGEIVDKNNILLAQSVPKFALSMDWTDLQKVNANWKDVVADLAVYIKPYWPYPNQSVELITEDLLVMIRNQQWKSYKKVVILEDVPKELQAIIAEHSNELPGVSIEPIAERVYPQNTLLGQVLGYVREISESEIEQFNEQTVSDDDEYHYTQGDLVGKMGVEKSYDTWLRGSHGVEIVSVDSNARPIDKETLQEAQAGYTLQLTVDSKMQRVVENELDRVIKDIQKTHPDAQAGAAVVIDVNTGKILAMASRPFMDPNDLIGTISEETAQKYFSSEDAASFNRALTGTYPPGSTFKMITGMAALEAGVVTPDDTFMDTLSSLGSPDVQSAGVAEWGGNNFGRVNLYSGLAHSSNIYFQIVGRRVFERDPELIKKIANEFGLGVNSGIDLPYEAEGNVPSPAWKKSYYKPYYDKKREEKLQEIEDKYAQLLASTKDQNEKDKLQRDKEDEIIQAEQEYKNNINEFVNWRLYDSFNSSIGQGANHYSILQMANYVATIVNGGKHYKPYVVDKILDPVTGKVVQQNQPEVLNEVSVSQQNIETIKKAMSEVTSGQGTAAWLFRDIPEFTGGGKTGTAQIGSKGTSKEEAYNGMFVAFAPYDNPQIAFAGVVEYGGHGSETSGYVAKAAFKYYFDWK; encoded by the coding sequence AGATTGCCAAAGCCTCTTATTACTCGAACCTGGCGGCCGGTAACGTGATGAAAACGGTCACGACGTCCGCGGTCCGTGGGGAGATTGTGGATAAAAATAATATTCTTTTGGCCCAAAGCGTACCGAAGTTTGCGCTGAGCATGGACTGGACCGACCTGCAGAAAGTAAACGCCAACTGGAAAGATGTGGTCGCTGACCTTGCGGTATATATTAAACCGTACTGGCCTTATCCAAACCAATCGGTAGAATTGATTACCGAGGATCTTTTGGTGATGATCCGTAACCAGCAATGGAAGAGCTACAAGAAGGTTGTCATTCTGGAAGATGTACCGAAAGAACTACAAGCGATTATCGCTGAGCACAGCAATGAGCTGCCCGGCGTCAGCATTGAACCGATAGCGGAAAGAGTTTATCCGCAAAATACACTGCTTGGCCAGGTCTTGGGCTATGTCCGGGAAATAAGCGAGAGTGAAATTGAACAATTCAATGAGCAGACAGTGTCCGATGATGACGAATATCACTATACTCAGGGTGATCTGGTGGGGAAAATGGGTGTGGAAAAAAGTTATGATACATGGCTGCGCGGCAGTCATGGCGTAGAAATTGTCAGCGTCGACAGCAACGCGAGACCAATTGACAAAGAAACACTTCAAGAAGCCCAGGCAGGTTATACCTTGCAGCTGACCGTCGACAGCAAGATGCAGCGTGTCGTGGAAAACGAACTGGACAGAGTGATCAAGGATATTCAGAAGACCCATCCCGATGCCCAAGCCGGTGCGGCGGTGGTCATCGATGTAAATACAGGCAAAATATTGGCCATGGCTTCCCGTCCTTTCATGGATCCGAATGACCTGATCGGGACAATTTCGGAGGAAACTGCTCAAAAATATTTCAGCAGTGAAGATGCCGCGTCATTCAACCGGGCGCTGACCGGTACGTATCCTCCAGGTTCGACTTTTAAGATGATTACCGGAATGGCCGCTCTGGAAGCTGGTGTTGTTACGCCGGACGATACTTTTATGGATACCCTGTCTTCGCTGGGGTCCCCGGATGTGCAAAGTGCAGGGGTTGCCGAGTGGGGGGGGAATAATTTTGGCAGGGTGAACCTTTATAGCGGCCTTGCACATTCTTCCAATATCTATTTCCAGATTGTTGGCCGCAGGGTTTTTGAAAGAGATCCCGAATTGATCAAGAAAATTGCCAATGAATTTGGCTTAGGTGTTAACAGCGGTATTGATTTACCGTATGAAGCAGAAGGGAATGTGCCTTCTCCAGCCTGGAAAAAATCTTATTATAAACCTTATTACGATAAGAAAAGAGAAGAAAAGCTTCAGGAAATTGAGGACAAATATGCTCAGCTTCTAGCCAGCACAAAAGATCAGAATGAGAAAGATAAGCTTCAGCGTGATAAAGAAGACGAAATTATTCAGGCTGAACAGGAATATAAAAATAACATTAATGAGTTTGTAAACTGGCGGTTATATGACAGTTTTAACAGTTCGATTGGTCAAGGAGCAAACCACTATTCAATTCTTCAGATGGCTAACTATGTTGCGACCATCGTTAATGGCGGAAAACATTACAAACCTTATGTTGTAGACAAAATTCTTGACCCAGTAACCGGGAAAGTTGTCCAGCAGAACCAGCCGGAAGTTCTAAACGAAGTTTCTGTTTCCCAACAAAATATCGAAACGATCAAAAAAGCGATGTCGGAAGTAACCAGTGGCCAAGGGACTGCAGCCTGGCTTTTCAGAGATATACCGGAGTTCACCGGCGGCGGCAAGACCGGTACGGCCCAGATCGGTTCAAAGGGAACATCCAAAGAAGAAGCTTATAATGGGATGTTTGTCGCATTTGCACCGTATGATAATCCTCAAATTGCGTTTGCCGGCGTGGTGGAATATGGCGGACACGGCAGTGAAACATCGGGTTATGTCGCGAAAGCAGCATTTAAATATTATTTTGACTGGAAATAG
- the minE gene encoding cell division topological specificity factor MinE → MWELLYRVLGKENSGSRSQAKDRLRLVLVHDRATISPYLMNRLKEDLVKVISNYMVINEDGLEVYLNQDEREVALMASVPVKKIRRDYMERTQSIS, encoded by the coding sequence TTGTGGGAATTATTATATCGTGTGCTGGGCAAGGAAAATTCCGGAAGCCGTAGTCAAGCCAAAGACCGGCTGCGGTTGGTTCTGGTTCATGACCGTGCCACGATATCGCCCTATCTGATGAACCGCTTGAAAGAAGATCTGGTCAAGGTGATATCAAATTATATGGTGATTAACGAGGATGGATTGGAGGTATACCTGAATCAAGATGAGAGGGAAGTCGCGCTGATGGCCAGTGTTCCTGTGAAAAAAATTAGAAGGGACTATATGGAGAGAACACAGTCGATTTCGTGA
- a CDS encoding peptidoglycan DD-metalloendopeptidase family protein, with protein MDPFERWDDWEFEKAAREIGRGYRDDQEYIRSNWKDHRTYFDKRPSGGLLAGWNGSQKRVLLSAFLFLTIVFSASGEDFVSKGVYTVYQGGMNSGNIYAALNTMAKEAIGLQNTESLPVNSVKEEIFYPPVAGAVKVAFESKNDDGTISSGIEIESTLGTAVLSPQEGVVLEVSENEKFGKVIRINFGNGWEGFLGNFGDINVEQGEPVSMGKKLGTVGISSAREKPWLYLELQKDGQPVDPLTYLIQN; from the coding sequence ATGGATCCGTTTGAGCGCTGGGATGACTGGGAATTTGAAAAGGCTGCCCGGGAGATCGGACGTGGTTACAGGGATGATCAGGAATATATCAGGAGCAACTGGAAAGATCATCGGACTTATTTCGATAAAAGACCTTCCGGAGGTCTTTTGGCTGGTTGGAACGGCAGTCAGAAAAGAGTACTTCTTTCAGCTTTTTTGTTTTTAACGATTGTCTTCAGCGCCAGCGGGGAGGATTTTGTTTCCAAAGGCGTCTATACTGTTTATCAGGGCGGTATGAACAGCGGAAATATCTATGCGGCATTAAACACGATGGCGAAAGAAGCAATAGGCCTTCAGAACACTGAAAGCCTGCCGGTGAATTCTGTTAAAGAAGAGATTTTTTATCCTCCGGTAGCCGGAGCTGTCAAAGTGGCGTTTGAGAGCAAGAATGATGACGGTACAATTAGCAGCGGCATTGAAATTGAAAGTACGCTGGGGACTGCTGTACTCAGCCCCCAGGAAGGAGTTGTACTCGAAGTCAGTGAGAATGAAAAATTTGGGAAAGTGATACGGATTAACTTTGGCAATGGCTGGGAAGGCTTTTTGGGGAATTTTGGCGATATTAATGTCGAACAAGGCGAACCTGTTTCGATGGGGAAAAAATTAGGAACAGTAGGCATCAGCTCAGCGCGGGAAAA
- the rodA gene encoding rod shape-determining protein RodA, with the protein MIKERNWNFIRGLDFGMVLALVLLLGASLLILSTASINVMASDPYHYVKTQVVWIATGIVLAVIIAFTDYENYKKIGIWIYAFNIFLLLLVFAFGSEAKGAQRWIPITSTQSIQPSEFAKVLLIVTFASFLNEREGKLNNVKDFILPLLFVLPPTLLIFLQPDLGTAMVFGAIFIGMMFAAGANPIKFGAVIVGCIGTAIGAVALHLSTNLPGPLKFLEGLPLPLKDYQINRFIAFLDPAKDTSGDGYHVIQSVWAIGSGGIWGKGYQQGTQAQYNFLPEHHTDFIFSVVGEEFGFIGTSILLFVFCILLLRMITVATKSRDRYGVLIVSGVVSMIVFHVFINVGMASGIMPVTGIPLPFITSGGSSMWANMLAVGLVLSVSLRGERRMF; encoded by the coding sequence ATGATAAAAGAAAGAAATTGGAATTTTATTAGAGGTCTCGATTTTGGAATGGTCCTGGCACTTGTGCTGCTTTTAGGGGCGAGTCTGCTGATCTTAAGCACGGCTTCCATTAATGTTATGGCGTCAGACCCGTATCATTATGTAAAAACTCAGGTGGTCTGGATCGCTACGGGAATTGTTCTCGCAGTTATTATTGCGTTCACTGATTATGAAAACTATAAAAAGATTGGTATCTGGATCTATGCTTTCAATATATTCCTGCTTCTTCTCGTTTTTGCTTTTGGTTCTGAAGCCAAGGGCGCACAGCGCTGGATACCTATCACCTCTACGCAAAGCATTCAGCCCTCGGAATTTGCCAAAGTACTGCTGATTGTTACATTTGCCAGCTTTCTCAATGAGAGGGAAGGAAAGCTGAACAATGTAAAGGATTTTATTCTGCCCCTGCTGTTTGTACTACCGCCTACTTTATTAATATTTCTTCAGCCTGATTTAGGGACTGCGATGGTGTTCGGCGCGATTTTTATTGGAATGATGTTTGCTGCCGGGGCGAATCCGATTAAATTTGGGGCGGTAATTGTCGGCTGCATTGGGACGGCTATTGGTGCTGTTGCATTGCATTTATCCACGAACCTTCCCGGGCCGCTGAAATTTCTGGAAGGATTACCACTCCCTTTGAAAGATTATCAGATCAACCGGTTCATTGCTTTTCTGGATCCCGCCAAGGACACTTCAGGAGATGGATATCATGTTATTCAGTCGGTGTGGGCCATAGGTTCCGGAGGTATTTGGGGCAAAGGGTATCAGCAGGGTACCCAAGCCCAGTATAATTTTTTACCTGAGCATCATACAGATTTCATATTTTCTGTTGTGGGCGAGGAGTTTGGCTTTATCGGAACATCGATACTGCTTTTCGTCTTCTGTATTCTGCTTCTGCGGATGATCACTGTAGCTACCAAATCGAGGGACAGGTATGGAGTTCTGATTGTCTCCGGAGTTGTATCGATGATTGTATTTCATGTTTTCATCAATGTAGGGATGGCTTCAGGGATTATGCCTGTCACTGGAATTCCCCTGCCGTTTATTACTTCCGGGGGCAGCTCAATGTGGGCAAATATGCTTGCGGTCGGGTTGGTCTTAAGTGTAAGTCTCAGAGGAGAGCGACGAATGTTCTGA